One bacterium genomic region harbors:
- the madL gene encoding malonate transporter subunit MadL, with amino-acid sequence MIIYGTALLSICLLLGLTMGRMLGNLAGVDADIGGVGISMLLLIISCDYLQRSGRMKPPTEAGIAFWGSIYIPIVVAMAASQNVLAALQGGAVALLAGTLTVGASFALVGFFVKAGNSNSPAKG; translated from the coding sequence ATGATCATTTACGGAACCGCATTACTTTCAATATGCCTACTATTGGGCTTGACCATGGGCAGAATGCTAGGCAATCTTGCAGGAGTTGACGCGGATATTGGTGGAGTCGGCATCTCCATGCTTTTATTGATAATAAGCTGCGATTATCTGCAACGCAGCGGGCGAATGAAGCCCCCCACCGAAGCGGGAATTGCATTCTGGGGATCCATTTATATTCCAATCGTCGTAGCAATGGCTGCAAGCCAGAATGTATTAGCAGCGTTACAAGGCGGGGCGGTTGCACTACTTGCAGGCACTTTAACCGTGGGGGCAAGCTTTGCACTTGTTGGTTTTTTTGTAAAAGCGGGAAACTCTAATTCACCTGCAAAGGGTTGA
- the madM gene encoding malonate transporter subunit MadM: protein MPSAFQSLEIVLIKNSLLVAFAIMGSTVWISYFLSDRLTRGRLHGSAIAIFIGLVMACIGGIITNGKQGIADIAALSGIGLMGGAMLRDLAIVATAFGVKAEEFGKSGLVGILSLLTGITLSFLVGGTVAYSFGYRDAISITTIGAGSATYIVGPVTGSAIGATSEVIALSVAAGLVKAILVMILTPFLAKYIGLDNPRAAMIFGGIMGTNSGVMAGLAATDPKLVPYGAMTATFYTGLGCLLGPSVIFIFIRTIFG from the coding sequence ATGCCAAGTGCGTTTCAATCATTGGAAATCGTATTAATTAAGAATTCTTTATTAGTCGCATTTGCCATCATGGGATCAACGGTCTGGATCTCTTACTTTTTATCAGATCGACTTACAAGAGGCCGTCTGCATGGCTCTGCAATCGCAATATTTATCGGGTTAGTCATGGCATGCATTGGGGGCATTATTACGAACGGAAAACAAGGTATCGCAGATATTGCCGCCCTTTCTGGCATTGGATTAATGGGTGGCGCAATGCTTCGAGATTTAGCAATCGTTGCAACTGCATTTGGGGTAAAAGCTGAAGAGTTTGGCAAAAGCGGTCTAGTTGGAATACTTTCTTTGTTAACAGGAATTACCTTATCATTCTTAGTTGGAGGAACTGTTGCATATTCTTTTGGTTACCGCGATGCAATCAGTATTACAACGATTGGCGCGGGCTCTGCAACTTATATTGTCGGCCCAGTGACGGGTAGTGCCATAGGGGCAACTTCCGAAGTAATTGCATTAAGCGTTGCGGCAGGTTTGGTTAAAGCAATTTTGGTGATGATACTTACACCATTCCTAGCCAAATACATTGGATTAGATAACCCTCGAGCAGCGATGATCTTTGGGGGAATAATGGGAACCAACAGCGGAGTGATGGCGGGATTGGCAGCGACGGATCCAAAGCTGGTGCCTTATGGCGCGATGACTGCAACTTTCTATACCGGGCTTGGGTGCCTGCTTGGCCCTTCAGTTATTTTTATTTTCATACGCACTATTTTTGGATGA
- a CDS encoding AMP-binding protein: protein MSELPIIKRAMLHRNSIAFKNESSEQTYQHLLDRSEQLAAQLLENESDLNSSTVAMFIPADSDFVCVQWAIWRAGGIMLPLCLSATQPEWEYSLSDSNTSIVITTQELKHEISDLCNKLNVRLLVIESHHTKKEIVLPAIKSTRPAMILYTSGTTDKPKGVLTTHANIEAQIESLVEAWKWQASDRIPLFLPLHHIHGIINVICCAMWSGALV from the coding sequence ATGAGCGAACTACCGATTATAAAACGAGCAATGCTGCATCGCAATTCCATAGCTTTTAAAAACGAATCCAGCGAACAAACCTACCAACACCTGCTGGATCGATCTGAGCAATTAGCAGCACAACTACTGGAAAACGAAAGTGACTTAAACAGTTCCACCGTTGCGATGTTCATCCCTGCCGATTCAGATTTTGTATGTGTTCAATGGGCTATTTGGCGAGCTGGGGGTATTATGTTGCCCCTATGCCTTTCTGCCACCCAGCCTGAATGGGAATACTCTCTTAGCGATTCAAACACAAGCATAGTAATTACCACTCAAGAACTGAAACATGAGATCAGTGATTTATGCAACAAATTAAATGTGCGTTTGTTGGTCATCGAATCACATCACACAAAAAAAGAAATAGTTCTTCCGGCCATAAAAAGTACACGCCCTGCAATGATTTTGTATACCAGTGGCACGACCGATAAACCCAAGGGTGTTCTTACAACGCATGCCAATATTGAAGCTCAGATCGAAAGTCTGGTAGAGGCATGGAAATGGCAAGCTTCTGACAGAATCCCCTTGTTTCTGCCACTCCATCACATTCATGGAATCATCAATGTAATTTGCTGCGCGATGTGGTCCGGGGCCTTGGT